TGTTCACCATGGAGGTAACCCAATGGGCTGCAGCCTGAACGTCTGAAGAGGGCACGGTGGCCTTGTCGACAATATTGAACTTGGAGATAAGTTCTGAGATCGACGCCATGACAGCAGGAGTGTTGAATGAATCACAGAGCTGGCCGTTGACTGCCTTCTTGGTCGCGTCCAAATCAGCAGCGAAGGTGGTGTCAGTGCCTGACGACTGAAGAGCCGCAGGATCCTTCACCTTGAGGAAAAAGTTGTTCACCTTCTCCTCCCATGAGCTGCCAGTGTTTACCAGATCCTCTGTGATCTCAACGCCGTCTTTCCAGCCACCCAGGAGGAAAACAATGCGCAGACTTCTTGGCGTCCAGTCTTTGCGATCAAGCGCTTCTCGGATGGTTGTGAAGTTCTTCAACGACTTGGACATCTTGGATCCTTGAATGGACAGATGGCCCATGTGAAGGAAGTAGTTAACCCATTGGTCATGCTTGTGCTCACCGTGCCAGTATGCCTCACTCTGGGCAAGCTCATTGTCGTGGTGCGGGAAGGCAAGATCAATACCACCGGAGTGAATATCCATCTGGTTGCCCAGCCGGGCTGATGCCATGGCCGAGCATTCGATGTGCCAACCAGGGCGGCCCTTACCCCAGGTACTGGACCAGGCTGGCTCGCCTGGCTTAGACGACTTCCAAAGAGCGAAGTCGGAAGCACCGCGCTTCTCTGTCGTTTTGCTGGCCAAAGACCCTTCGCCCTCTGCAGCCAACTTGTTGTCTGACCGACTCCATGGCTCAAGCCGAGCGTACGGGTAGCCCGCAGCTTCGAAGGCATTGATGTCGAAGTACACCGATCCATCCTTTGTTGCGTATCCGAAGTTGTTCTTAACAATCCGATCCACGAAAGCGGCAATCTCATCACCATATTCCGTCACGCGAGTCAATTCGGTGGGGTCAAGGACGTTCAAATCCCGCATATCCTTAATGAACCGGTCCTCATATCTCTTAGTCAACTTGGTGAAGATGCCGTGATCGTTCGCATCAACTAATGCGCCCTTCAGGGCATCGAGGTAAGGCAAAATAAGATCCTGCGCGTTCGAATAGAATGACTCGGCGAAAAGAGCAGGTTCTGTGCTCGAACCATCACGGGCCTCCGCCTGCGCGATGACTTTTGCAGCCGAGGCAGCCGTCTTGATATGCATCTTAACCTTGGCCTCATCATCACCTGCCTTCTCGTTTCCTGGCAAGGCTCCACCGTTCAAGATTGTCGCATAAGTTTTTTCAACCTCATTCTGGTACCGCGACGGAGGGAGCTCGGAGTCGAGCAAGGGAAGGTTCTTTTTTAAGTAGGCAACGAAGGCACTCTTGACAGTATCTAGAACCGCCGAGGTAATCGTAGGGTTGGCGGCGACAAATTCGTTAAACAGGTGCTGTTGTCTGGCGCGGAGGATGATCTATACAATTGGTGAGTCACCACGCTTGAGGTTGTATCAGTAAACTCAACTATGAGTCATACCTTGTCATCCACGTCTGTTATGTTCATAACGAAGTTGACATCAAACTTGAAGTAGTCGCGCATAATTCGCCGAATAATATCGGTGCTAACGTAGTTTCGGGCATGTCCAAGATGCGCATCGTCGTAAACAGTCGGTCCGCACGCATACCACAGAACTTTCTTGCCCGCGGGGTCTATCGGGACGAAGGGGGTCTTGGACTTGGTCAACGAGTTCCACACCTTCAACGGAGGCAGTTGCGCGTCCGGGCTGGAGGCCGGTTGCCGCCATGGCGGCTGTTGGCGAGAAGACATGGAACTGAAAGAAGTAACCGACAATAAAACCCGATGTTTGGACGGCGAACGGAAAAGaaggggaagaagagaggatCGGGAGGAGAGCATAAAGAGAGAAACAAAGGCAATAGGAGGGGCTCTTGTCAGGACCAGATCGACTCATCCATCAACTGCGGACTTGCTGTGATTGGCGGTAAGGGGATGGGGGTATCGAGCCCTGAACCCTAATCCATAGCCCGATCAGGGAGTGAGCATGACagcctttttttctttgcggAGAGGCAACGAGGTCCAGCCTCAAATTAGGGATTGTCCATACACATTGTCCTAACTAAAACCGCTCATCATGACTTCCCCATTTCTCACCCGGAATACCGTAGCTGGCACAGATAGCCTCGCCCTCTTGCAGCTGCGTCGCGACCAGATCGTTCCGACAATCCTCCGCGACCATGACGATGAGAACAAAGGCTATTGGGAAGGCAAGGTCACAAACACCCGCTTTGGCTCATTCCCACACAGCACTCTGATTGGGCAAGCCTGGGGCGCGCAGGTTGTCGCTTCAAAAGTCGACACAGGCTCGCGCGGTCGCAACCAATCCGCTAAGCGCAAGGCCGAGGAGCTTGATGCGGAGGCAACAACAACTGGCgcagaggaagagaagaagaagccatcATTCAGAGCCCCCGTCTCTGCAGAGAGCGGGTTCCTACACATCCTCGCCCCGACCCCCGAAGCCTGGACCATATCTCTTCCGCACCGCACGCAGGTCGTCTACACCCCAGACTACAGCTACATCCTCCACCGACTCCGCGTACGCCCGGGGTGTACGCTTATCGAAGCTGGAGCCGGCAGCGGTTCTTTCACACACGCCTCCGCTCGCGCCGTTTTCAACGGGTATCCCGGGACAGAAGAAGCGACCAAACGGCGACGGCTAGGCAAGGTATGCAGTTTCGAATTCCATGAACTGCGCGCGGCCAAAGTGCAGCAGGAACTCAGAGACCACGGTCTCGATGGGATAGTGGAGGCTACGCACCGCGATGTCTACGAGGACGGATTTCTGCTAGGCGACCCCAAAACCGGCAAATCGCCCAAGGCCAGCGCCATCTTCCTGGATCTTCCGGCTCCCTGGCTCGCACTGAAACATCTCGTGCGCAATCCGCCCCCTGGACAGGAATCGGCTCTCGATCCTGAGTCACCCGCTTATCTGTGCACATTCTCTCCCTGTCTCGAGCAGGCAGAGCGTACAATCCGCACTATGCGCAAGCTATCATGGCTGAATATTTCAATGGTGGAAGTCGCTCAACGTCGTCTTGATGTCAAGCGGGATCGTATCGGGCTAGATACTGAGGGCGTGCGCGGGGCTACGCTGTATCCCAAGACTGTTGAGGAAGCGGTCGCAAAGCTTCGTAGTGAGGAACAACGTGCCAAGCTCATCCGTGAAAACCGAATGACCAAAGACCAGCCAGATTATCAGCCAATTGCGAAGGAGACACCGTTCTATAAAGAGAAGACTGATGTCCCTTTGTATGCTCAGGGTCGCTTGACGCATCGGTCGGAGCCGGACCTCCGAACTCACACCTCATATCTGGTCTTTGCGATCCTGCCTCGGGCTTGGacggaagaagatgagcaaAAGTGCCGGGATAAATGGCCATCCGCCAAGGTCGTTAAGCCCGATACTGAGCCAAAGACAAGCAAGAAGCAAATGAAGAGAGAGGCTGCGCTGGAACGGGCAAGGCTTCGTGAGGAACAAAAGAAATCGGAAGAAAGGCCACAGTCAGAATCAGGAGAtaaggccgaggaagacagGGTCGAAGAGGATAGTACCGAGGCATGAGGATCAATAGATACCAGTGATTTGCTTCCTTAGCATAAAAATTTCCATGACCAGGTTCAGGCGTTATAACATTGCCTTTAAAGGCAGCTCACACCCACATTTCAATAACTCAAAGGCTTTCTAATTATTCGCATTGTAGGCAGTCCTGGGGCCAAGTTTGTGGTTGTCAAGTCCTCTAATATCAAACCAACGTTCGCAAAAGCAGCATTGCCTTAGCGGGAATCATGATTTTATCGACACTCAGCGTGCATGCGATGATTGGAATAAGAAGCAGCCGTCTTGCAGGCTACTTTTGGAGAAAACAAGCGAGGGTAGATCGAAGATGATAAACATGTTGCGATGAATGAGCATGGATCAGAACCACAAAGAAGGCAACCGCTCATGTAGAATTCTCTATAGGACAAAGATGCTATCAAAGCCGCCTTCTAGATATTGGAATCATGAAATGCAGAAAACGAAGTAATGAGAACGGGTAAATGGTATCAACAGGAAAATAGGACTTCTCAG
Above is a window of Penicillium digitatum chromosome 2, complete sequence DNA encoding:
- a CDS encoding tRNA (adenine-N(1)-)-methyltransferase catalytic subunit trm61; translation: MTSPFLTRNTVAGTDSLALLQLRRDQIVPTILRDHDDENKGYWEGKVTNTRFGSFPHSTLIGQAWGAQVVASKVDTGSRGRNQSAKRKAEELDAEATTTGAEEEKKKPSFRAPVSAESGFLHILAPTPEAWTISLPHRTQVVYTPDYSYILHRLRVRPGCTLIEAGAGSGSFTHASARAVFNGYPGTEEATKRRRLGKVCSFEFHELRAAKVQQELRDHGLDGIVEATHRDVYEDGFLLGDPKTGKSPKASAIFLDLPAPWLALKHLVRNPPPGQESALDPESPAYLCTFSPCLEQAERTIRTMRKLSWLNISMVEVAQRRLDVKRDRIGLDTEGVRGATLYPKTVEEAVAKLRSEEQRAKLIRENRMTKDQPDYQPIAKETPFYKEKTDVPLYAQGRLTHRSEPDLRTHTSYLVFAILPRAWTEEDEQKCRDKWPSAKVVKPDTEPKTSKKQMKREAALERARLREEQKKSEERPQSESGDKAEEDRVEEDSTEA
- a CDS encoding Cysteinyl-tRNA synthetase — translated: MSSRQQPPWRQPASSPDAQLPPLKVWNSLTKSKTPFVPIDPAGKKVLWYACGPTVYDDAHLGHARNYVSTDIIRRIMRDYFKFDVNFVMNITDVDDKIILRARQQHLFNEFVAANPTITSAVLDTVKSAFVAYLKKNLPLLDSELPPSRYQNEVEKTYATILNGGALPGNEKAGDDEAKVKMHIKTAASAAKVIAQAEARDGSSTEPALFAESFYSNAQDLILPYLDALKGALVDANDHGIFTKLTKRYEDRFIKDMRDLNVLDPTELTRVTEYGDEIAAFVDRIVKNNFGYATKDGSVYFDINAFEAAGYPYARLEPWSRSDNKLAAEGEGSLASKTTEKRGASDFALWKSSKPGEPAWSSTWGKGRPGWHIECSAMASARLGNQMDIHSGGIDLAFPHHDNELAQSEAYWHGEHKHDQWVNYFLHMGHLSIQGSKMSKSLKNFTTIREALDRKDWTPRSLRIVFLLGGWKDGVEITEDLVNTGSSWEEKVNNFFLKVKDPAALQSSGTDTTFAADLDATKKAVNGQLCDSFNTPAVMASISELISKFNIVDKATVPSSDVQAAAHWVTSMVNIFGLNGTASADSTEIGWSGIDIPEEAKPYLYPLSAMRDTLREAARSKAGISAKDIEAAVAQISAPEEASESAKPYAELFSNFRNKVASLGSSDSIGKDILSLCDRVRDIDLFDVGIALEDRENQPALVRPVTQEMLKAREEKETRALQKQAEKLKKEQEALKKAEKGKLSHLEMFRTNEYSAWDNEGMPTRDAAGEEITKSRAKKLRKDWERQKKAHEAWLASQAK